One window of Myxococcus xanthus genomic DNA carries:
- a CDS encoding phage portal protein: MTVPAEVHLAEERLQDILKAVVVGARVDEPASRPGGEESVAFSEAGALQPPYEPEALCLLVEHSNSLRQNVDAYATNIDGFGYRFEPAIDFDADGAQEKVADAMALERLAARDAGTLPSGTPLRPTDEEVAAHAEEVRQQARVEKARLESFFDFCCFDSSFVELRRRTRHDLEVTGNAYWEVLRDGKGDIARFVYVPSYTVRLLPLDKEAVEVRERVRISAVSFDTVTTRRRLRRYIQVQGNERVYFKSFGDSRVISRLTGRAFQDVAALKAADSSDGPATELIHFAIHSPRSPYGIPRWVGTLLSVLGSRQMEEVNYLYFNNKSVPPLALLVSGGRLSDASVPRIERFIEENIKGKANFHKILILEADGTGTGDGGRAKIELRPLTDAQQQDALFQAYDARNIDKVGSAFRLPPLLRGDGRDFNRSVAEAQLRFAEDQVFQPERDEFDFLLNRKVLADMGVRFWRFRSQTTATRDPERMTEMVERLVRVGVLTPEEGRQLAGDIFHREFRKIGDDWVRRPLTLTLAGIQTGVEDLKPRKDKDSLLSEAKRLVGLREELRAEEERLAQGRLALARRYMDTEHVPVPREEFDTWFSARES; encoded by the coding sequence GTGACGGTGCCTGCGGAAGTCCACCTGGCAGAGGAGCGCCTCCAGGACATCCTCAAGGCGGTGGTGGTAGGGGCGCGCGTCGACGAGCCCGCCAGCCGCCCGGGTGGTGAGGAGTCCGTAGCCTTCAGTGAGGCCGGCGCCCTCCAGCCCCCGTATGAGCCGGAGGCCCTCTGCCTCCTCGTCGAGCACTCCAACTCCCTTCGCCAGAATGTCGATGCCTATGCGACGAACATCGACGGCTTCGGCTACCGCTTCGAGCCCGCCATCGACTTCGACGCCGACGGGGCGCAGGAGAAGGTGGCCGACGCCATGGCCCTGGAGCGCCTGGCCGCGCGTGACGCCGGCACGCTGCCTTCAGGGACTCCCCTACGCCCCACGGACGAGGAAGTCGCCGCACACGCGGAGGAAGTGCGTCAGCAGGCCCGGGTGGAGAAGGCTCGCCTGGAGTCCTTCTTTGATTTCTGCTGCTTCGACTCCAGCTTCGTCGAGCTGCGCCGCCGCACCCGCCACGACTTGGAGGTAACGGGCAACGCGTACTGGGAGGTGCTGCGCGACGGCAAGGGCGACATCGCCCGCTTCGTCTACGTCCCCTCCTACACCGTGCGCCTCCTCCCTTTGGACAAGGAGGCCGTCGAGGTGCGCGAGCGCGTGCGCATCTCCGCCGTCAGCTTCGACACCGTCACAACCCGTCGGCGCCTGCGCCGCTACATCCAGGTGCAGGGCAACGAGCGGGTGTACTTCAAGTCCTTCGGGGACTCGCGCGTCATCTCCCGCCTCACCGGCCGCGCATTCCAGGACGTCGCCGCCCTCAAGGCCGCGGACTCCTCGGACGGCCCCGCCACGGAACTCATCCACTTCGCCATCCACTCGCCGCGCTCCCCCTACGGCATTCCTCGCTGGGTGGGCACTCTGCTGTCCGTCCTCGGCTCCCGGCAGATGGAGGAGGTCAACTACCTCTACTTCAACAACAAGTCCGTCCCTCCCCTGGCGCTGCTCGTCTCCGGAGGAAGGCTCTCCGACGCTTCGGTGCCGCGCATCGAGCGCTTCATCGAGGAGAACATCAAGGGCAAGGCCAACTTCCACAAGATTCTCATCCTCGAGGCCGACGGCACCGGCACCGGCGACGGAGGCCGCGCGAAGATTGAGCTGCGCCCCCTGACGGACGCCCAGCAGCAGGACGCCCTCTTCCAGGCCTATGACGCGCGCAACATCGACAAGGTGGGCAGCGCCTTCCGCCTGCCGCCACTGCTGCGCGGCGACGGTCGGGACTTCAACCGCTCGGTGGCGGAGGCGCAGCTGCGGTTCGCCGAGGACCAGGTGTTCCAGCCCGAGCGCGACGAGTTCGACTTCTTGCTGAATCGGAAGGTGCTCGCCGACATGGGCGTGCGCTTCTGGCGCTTCCGCAGCCAGACGACGGCCACCAGAGACCCGGAGCGCATGACGGAGATGGTGGAGCGTCTGGTGCGCGTGGGTGTGCTGACACCCGAGGAGGGCCGCCAGTTGGCCGGCGACATCTTCCACCGGGAGTTCCGGAAGATTGGGGACGACTGGGTCCGACGCCCCCTCACACTCACTTTGGCGGGCATCCAAACCGGAGTCGAAGATTTGAAGCCCCGGAAGGACAAGGACTCGCTGCTGAGCGAGGCCAAGCGACTCGTGGGCCTGCGTGAAGAGCTTCGGGCCGAGGAGGAGCGCCTGGCCCAAGGGCGCCTGGCGCTGGCCCGCAGGTACATGGACACCGAGCACGTCCCCGTCCCCCGCG